ctgggcaacacagcaagaccctgtctcagaaacaaacaaaaaatagtcggccgggcacagtggctcacgcctgcaatcccagcactttgggaggctgaggcgggtggatcacttgaggttaagagttcaagacaacctggccaacatggtgaaacgccctctctactgaaaatacaaatggcattgtggcgtgtgcctgtaatgccagctacttgggagggtgaggcaggagaattgcttgaacatgggaggcagaggttgcagtgagttgagatcgtgccactgcactccagcctgggtgacagagcaagaatccgcctcaaaagaaaaaataacctcAGATGCAAGTGGCTCCACTCCAGCACAATGCTCTTTGCAATTCCATGCTGCCTGGGCAATGAGGAGAGCAATAGAAAGCAATCAATAACAAGGTTCTAAATTGTGTAACACAGACAATGTGGGTGCAGGTTAGTTGGAGGAGGCAGAGATAATTGGAGATGAAAGGTTCTGGGAAGGCTTTGAAGGGAGATAGAATTTGAACTGGACCTTGAAGGTGAGGCAAGATGTAGTGAGAAAGAAGCTTAGAGTTAGGAGGGATTGGAGAGCAGCTGGGGGAAGGCCCCAAGGCTGGAGGGAGCCTGGTGGTGGGAGGGAGGACAGCAGTGAAGCAGGGGAGGATTAAAAGGAGGGCTGGAAAGGTCAGCCTGGGAGCCTTTTGGAAGGCTCTGAATCATAGGCTGAGGAATTAGGTTCAACTCTGCCTATGGCCTTGGCAGTGGGGGATTATTGGATGTCCCTGAGTAGGGAAGTAATTTCTTAGAGCTTAGTTTTGTGGAGAAACAGATGAGATGCAGAGGAGTGGCCAGCCAGGAGCTGCTGTACTTATTTAGGTGTGGGCTAGCCTCAGGGTGGGTTATGTGGGGCTGTTCATACTGCAGGTATGTAGCTGGAAGAGCAGGTAGAAGGGCTTCATTCCAGGGGCCTCAGTGTGGCTAACTCAGGTTGAGGAGAGAAGATCCTGGTTGGTAGAGAAGGCCAGGCTGAATACCATACTCAACCCTTGAGAAGGCAGGAAAGCAGCGAGGGGAGGTGATTCACTACAACAGCTGGGGGCAGCAGATTTTGTGGTGCTGAGGAGGGAGAGGTCAGAGCCAGTGAGAGTCTCTGGCGCTGGATGGCTGGTTGGTGGCTGCCATGGTGGAGAGATCAAGCCAGCGAAGCCCTTGCTATCTGCAGGAACTGCCCCCAACaccagcctcccctcccctccccctcccctcccaggaCATAGTGGATTTTCTTCGACGGCTTGTGGAGAGTGATCCCCAGGGCCTGCACCGGATCCATGTGGATGGGAGCAGCGGGCGGCTGCAGCTGTGGCACCATGGTGGGGAGTGCAGGGGCCGGGCCCAGGGATCAAGGCTGGTACCCTGGGAGGGCTGACCCTCAGATGCACCCCTCTCTcatgttctttctttcctgtctttttctccttcctgacAGATTACCTCCTGGGCCACTTGGATGATGAAGGGAAATCAACTGCACAGAGTGACAGGGGCAAGGGGGCTGAGGGACCGGGCACCTACTGTGGTCTCCGCAAGTCCTTCTTGTATCCTCCCCAAGAGTCTGAGCCCTGCCCTCAAAAcccctctgcctctgccaccttcCCCAGTGTCTCAGACAGCCTGCTTCAGGTGGCCATGCCCCAGAAGCTCCTGGTGACAGAAGAGGTGAGATTCTCAGGAAAGGGCTTTGCCGTCCCCCAGGGTTCTTTCAATCCCTGTATCCCCATCCCTATATTCTCCCCTAATTGGTACATTTCAAGATCCTTCTGTACTGCCTGCCCCCTTTCATGTTTGCTGTCCATTTCCCTGTTTCTCCCTTTTTCTGTCACCTGCCCTTCGTCCTTCAGGAAGCCAACCGCCTGGCTGAGGAGCTGGTGGCTGAGGAGGAGCGCATgaaacagaaagcagagaagAAGCGACTCAAGAAGAAGGTGGCTAGAGCATGGCTGGAGGGTGCAGGGGAGCCAAAGGGAtttgggagagggaaagaggaagctTTGTGGGAACAGGAGAGAGCTCAAGATGGCCTGCAGTGGACTCTCTTGCCAGGAGGACACAAGGGGTCCAGGGAATAGGGGGTCTCTCACAGGCCATCTGGTGCAGTGGTTCTGGAATCCTACTGTGCTGCCTAGGTAGGAATCTGCCTCCTTACATGAGACCTCTTTCTGGTGCCTCTCTTGTCTGCTTTTTcacctgcaaaatgaggataataatgatGCCTGTCTCATAGAGCTACAAAGATGGAATGAGAAATCTTAGCCCAGCACATGACGTACAGTAAGTGTTCAAAATACATCATTGTTACCATTACTATTGCAGCGTCAAAAGGAACGAAAGCGACAGGAACGTTTGGAGCAGTACTGTGGGGAGCCCAAGGTGAGTATCTAGGGCAGGTACTAAGAGCACCAAGTGCCAGGAAGGTGAGGGCCAAGAAAGCAGACAGCTCAAGGCGATCCCAACTCTGTACCTGTCCATCTTTCTTCCAGGCCAGCACTACCTCACATGGAGATGAGAGCCCCCCGTCCAGCCCTGGAAACCCAGTTCAGGGACAGTGCGGTGAAGAAGAAGTGAGAgccccttttttcctttcttggtcTCTGCTcgttttcctcctcctcctccagaatGTACTTCATCCCCACCCCCTCCCTAACTTTCCATTTTGTTCACAGGACTCACTGGATCTATCTAGCACTTTTGTGTCTCTAGCTTTGCGCAAGGTTGGGGATTGGCCCCTCAGTGCCCGCAGAGAGAAGGGACTGAACCAGGAGCCCCAAGGCAGAGGCCTGGCCCTCCAGAAGATGGGTCAAGAGGAAGAGAGCCCTCCAAGAGAGGAGAGGCCCCAGCAGAGTCCAAAGGCACAGGTGAGATGGCTGAAGAACCTTTTTCAGCTGGAACCGTGGAAGGGGCACAAGGAGCTGCTGGGGAGGCACAGGGTCTAAGGATTGACGCACGGTCCAGTGGGAGTTCTCTGGCCCTGGGGTCAAGAGACCTGCAGTCAGGCCCCATCACTGTCACCATGATCCCCCGGGTGGTTTCCTCTCTAGGAAGATAGGGCTGATACCATCTTGTAGGGCTGTCATGAGGATTACATGAGTTGGGTGATGCTAATTGCAGTGTTACCTGTTTAAACAAAGGAGAAGGATTTGGGGAGACTGAGACCTCAAGGCCTGCTTGACTTTGCACCCTATCCCCAGGCATCTCCGGGACTGCTGGCAGCTGCCTTACAACAGAGCCAGGAACTGGCAAGTGAgatcctttctctctcactcctcACCCCACCCTCCCTGGGGTAGCCTCATCTGAACCTTCTCACCCTCTTTCCTTTCCAGAGTTGGGTACCAGCTTTGCTCAAAATGGTTTCTACCGTGAAGCCGTGGTCCTCTTCACCCAGGCCTTGAAGCTCAACCCCCAGGACCACCGGTAGGTGGGGGCTTGGCCAGGGCAGGGCAAAGTGTTGAGGACTCAGACCTTTGGCCACCTTCTGTCTTTATCAGGTTATTTGGAAATCGTTCCTTCTGCCATGAGCGGTTGGGTCAGCCAGTGTGGGCCCTGGCTGATGCCCAGGTGGCCCTTACCCTACGGCCTGGCTGGCCCCGGGGCCTCTTCCGCCTGGGCAAGGCCTTGATGGGACTACAGGTAATAGGTCTGGGGCTGGAAACAGGAGAGATTTGAGTGGGATGGAGTGGGGAGAGGGTCTATGTTGACTTTCTAGATAAGCTTCTAGTACCAAAATGTCACAATGGTTGTGGTACTAGGAGCAGGGGCCAGTTTTAGAAAGGGTACTTTTAAACTCCTTGACACctaatcttttctttctgatcCCTCTGGGACCAAAGCGCTTCAGAGAGGCAGCTGCTGTGTTTCAGGAAACTCTGAGAGATGGGTCCCAGCCTGACGCAGCCCGAGAGCTCCGCTCTTGCCTTCTCCAACTCACACTGGTAAGGGGGCCAGGCACACTGTCATGCTGAGGCGGGTATCAGGGAGAATTGGCTGGGACTGCAATACCAAGCCTCAGGTGGCTAAGGAGGGGGCGGGGAAGGATGGGTGGAATGAGAGGCATGGGCTGTCTTGCTTAAAAGAAGGATCTGGtgcccttctctctcccttctcagcAGGGTCAGCGAGGAGGAATCCGTGCACCACTTCTGTCACCTGGGGCCCTCCAGCGACTTCCCCATGCTGAGCTGGCACCCTCATGCCTACCTTCCCTCAGGTGCCCTCGAAGCACTGCTCCGAAGTCCCCTGGCCCATCTCCACTCTTGCATTATCCTTCATGGCATTATCCTTCATGTCACCGAAGCCACCCCAACCAGCCCTTCTCCCAGACTCAGAGTAGAAGGCCCCATCCTCTCCAGCCCCAGGACCCTTCAGAGGGCTGGGACAT
The window above is part of the Symphalangus syndactylus isolate Jambi chromosome 14, NHGRI_mSymSyn1-v2.1_pri, whole genome shotgun sequence genome. Proteins encoded here:
- the TTC31 gene encoding tetratricopeptide repeat protein 31 isoform X7 codes for the protein MAPIPKTVGRIKLDCPLRPSCPLEVAAVPKLCKEFGPEDYGEEDIVDFLRRLVESDPQGLHRIHVDGSSGRLQLWHHDYLLGHLDDEGKSTAQSDRGKGAEGPGTYCGLRKSFLYPPQESEPCPQNPSASATFPSVSDSLLQVAMPQKLLVTEEEANRLAEELVAEEERMKQKAEKKRLKKKRQKERKRQERLEQYCGEPKASTTSHGDESPPSSPGNPVQGQCGEEEDSLDLSSTFVSLALRKVGDWPLSARREKGLNQEPQGRGLALQKMGQEEESPPREERPQQSPKASPGLLAAALQQSQELAKLGTSFAQNGFYREAVVLFTQALKLNPQDHRLFGNRSFCHERLGQPVWALADAQVALTLRPGWPRGLFRLGKALMGLQRFREAAAVFQETLRDGSQPDAARELRSCLLQLTLQGQRGGIRAPLLSPGALQRLPHAELAPSCLPSLRCPRSTAPKSPGPSPLLHYPSWHYPSCHRSHPNQPFSQTQSRRPHPLQPQDPSEGWDILGLGLQHLPQARGGGIGPS
- the TTC31 gene encoding tetratricopeptide repeat protein 31 isoform X3 — protein: MAPIPKTVGRIKLDCPLRPSCPLEVAAVPKLCKEFGPEDYGEEDIVDFLRRLVESDPQGLHRIHVDGSSGRLQLWHHDYLLGHLDDEGKSTAQSDRGKGAEGPGTYCGLRKSFLYPPQESEPCPQNPSASATFPSVSDSLLQVAMPQKLLVTEEEANRLAEELVAEEERMKQKAEKKRLKKKRQKERKRQERLEQYCGEPKASTTSHGDESPPSSPGNPVQGQCGEEEDSLDLSSTFVSLALRKVGDWPLSARREKGLNQEPQGRGLALQKMGQEEESPPREERPQQSPKEKDLGRLRPQGLLDFAPYPQASPGLLAAALQQSQELAKLGTSFAQNGFYREAVVLFTQALKLNPQDHRLFGNRSFCHERLGQPVWALADAQVALTLRPGWPRGLFRLGKALMGLQRFREAAAVFQETLRDGSQPDAARELRSCLLQLTLQGQRGGIRAPLLSPGALQRLPHAELAPSCLPSLRCPRSTAPKSPGPSPLLHYPSWHYPSCHRSHPNQPFSQTQSRRPHPLQPQDPSEGWDILGLGLQHLPQARGGGIGPS
- the TTC31 gene encoding tetratricopeptide repeat protein 31 isoform X4, encoding MAPIPKTVGRIKLDCPLRPSCPLEVAAVPKLCKEFGPEDYGEEDIVDFLRRLVESDPQGLHRIHVDGSSGRLQLWHHDYLLGHLDDEGKSTAQSDRGKGAEGPGTYCGLRKSFLYPPQESEPCPQNPSASATFPSVSDSLLQVAMPQKLLVTEEEANRLAEELVAEEERMKQKAEKKRLKKKRQKERKRQERLEQYCGEPKASTTSHGDESPPSSPGNPVQGQCGEEEDSLDLSSTFVSLALRKVGDWPLSARREKGLNQEPQGRGLALQKMGQEEESPPREERPQQSPKAQEKDLGRLRPQGLLDFAPYPQASPGLLAAALQQSQELAKLGTSFAQNGFYREAVVLFTQALKLNPQDHRLFGNRSFCHERLGQPVWALADAQVALTLRPGWPRGLFRLGKALMGLQETLRDGSQPDAARELRSCLLQLTLQGQRGGIRAPLLSPGALQRLPHAELAPSCLPSLRCPRSTAPKSPGPSPLLHYPSWHYPSCHRSHPNQPFSQTQSRRPHPLQPQDPSEGWDILGLGLQHLPQARGGGIGPS
- the TTC31 gene encoding tetratricopeptide repeat protein 31 isoform X8, with amino-acid sequence MAPIPKTVGRIKLDCPLRPSCPLEVAAVPKLCKEFGPEDYGEEDIVDFLRRLVESDPQGLHRIHVDGSSGRLQLWHHDYLLGHLDDEGKSTAQSDRGKGAEGPGTYCGLRKSFLYPPQESEPCPQNPSASATFPSVSDSLLQVAMPQKLLVTEEEANRLAEELVAEEERMKQKAEKKRLKKKRQKERKRQERLEQYCGEPKASTTSHGDESPPSSPGNPVQGQCGEEEDSLDLSSTFVSLALRKVGDWPLSARREKGLNQEPQGRGLALQKMGQEEESPPREERPQQSPKASPGLLAAALQQSQELAKLGTSFAQNGFYREAVVLFTQALKLNPQDHRLFGNRSFCHERLGQPVWALADAQVALTLRPGWPRGLFRLGKALMGLQRFREAAAVFQETLRDGSQPDAARELRSCLLQLTLGQRGGIRAPLLSPGALQRLPHAELAPSCLPSLRCPRSTAPKSPGPSPLLHYPSWHYPSCHRSHPNQPFSQTQSRRPHPLQPQDPSEGWDILGLGLQHLPQARGGGIGPS
- the TTC31 gene encoding tetratricopeptide repeat protein 31 isoform X19 translates to MPQKLLVTEEEANRLAEELVAEEERMKQKAEKKRLKKKRQKERKRQERLEQYCGEPKASTTSHGDESPPSSPGNPVQGQCGEEEDSLDLSSTFVSLALRKVGDWPLSARREKGLNQEPQGRGLALQKMGQEEESPPREERPQQSPKAQASPGLLAAALQQSQELAKLGTSFAQNGFYREAVVLFTQALKLNPQDHRLFGNRSFCHERLGQPVWALADAQVALTLRPGWPRGLFRLGKALMGLQETLRDGSQPDAARELRSCLLQLTLGQRGGIRAPLLSPGALQRLPHAELAPSCLPSLRCPRSTAPKSPGPSPLLHYPSWHYPSCHRSHPNQPFSQTQSRRPHPLQPQDPSEGWDILGLGLQHLPQARGGGIGPS
- the TTC31 gene encoding tetratricopeptide repeat protein 31 isoform X12, whose product is MPLRILDYLLGHLDDEGKSTAQSDRGKGAEGPGTYCGLRKSFLYPPQESEPCPQNPSASATFPSVSDSLLQVAMPQKLLVTEEEANRLAEELVAEEERMKQKAEKKRLKKKRQKERKRQERLEQYCGEPKASTTSHGDESPPSSPGNPVQGQCGEEEDSLDLSSTFVSLALRKVGDWPLSARREKGLNQEPQGRGLALQKMGQEEESPPREERPQQSPKASPGLLAAALQQSQELAKLGTSFAQNGFYREAVVLFTQALKLNPQDHRLFGNRSFCHERLGQPVWALADAQVALTLRPGWPRGLFRLGKALMGLQRFREAAAVFQETLRDGSQPDAARELRSCLLQLTLQGQRGGIRAPLLSPGALQRLPHAELAPSCLPSLRCPRSTAPKSPGPSPLLHYPSWHYPSCHRSHPNQPFSQTQSRRPHPLQPQDPSEGWDILGLGLQHLPQARGGGIGPS
- the TTC31 gene encoding tetratricopeptide repeat protein 31 isoform X9 yields the protein MAPIPKTVGRIKLDCPLRPSCPLEVAAVPKLCKEFGPEDYGEEDIVDFLRRLVESDPQGLHRIHVDGSSGRLQLWHHDYLLGHLDDEGKSTAQSDRGKGAEGPGTYCGLRKSFLYPPQESEPCPQNPSASATFPSVSDSLLQVAMPQKLLVTEEEANRLAEELVAEEERMKQKAEKKRLKKKRQKERKRQERLEQYCGEPKASTTSHGDESPPSSPGNPVQGQCGEEEDSLDLSSTFVSLALRKVGDWPLSARREKGLNQEPQGRGLALQKMGQEEESPPREERPQQSPKAQASPGLLAAALQQSQELAKLGTSFAQNGFYREAVVLFTQALKLNPQDHRLFGNRSFCHERLGQPVWALADAQVALTLRPGWPRGLFRLGKALMGLQETLRDGSQPDAARELRSCLLQLTLQGQRGGIRAPLLSPGALQRLPHAELAPSCLPSLRCPRSTAPKSPGPSPLLHYPSWHYPSCHRSHPNQPFSQTQSRRPHPLQPQDPSEGWDILGLGLQHLPQARGGGIGPS
- the TTC31 gene encoding tetratricopeptide repeat protein 31 isoform X20; translated protein: MPQKLLVTEERQKERKRQERLEQYCGEPKASTTSHGDESPPSSPGNPVQGQCGEEEDSLDLSSTFVSLALRKVGDWPLSARREKGLNQEPQGRGLALQKMGQEEESPPREERPQQSPKAQASPGLLAAALQQSQELAKLGTSFAQNGFYREAVVLFTQALKLNPQDHRLFGNRSFCHERLGQPVWALADAQVALTLRPGWPRGLFRLGKALMGLQRFREAAAVFQETLRDGSQPDAARELRSCLLQLTLQGQRGGIRAPLLSPGALQRLPHAELAPSCLPSLRCPRSTAPKSPGPSPLLHYPSWHYPSCHRSHPNQPFSQTQSRRPHPLQPQDPSEGWDILGLGLQHLPQARGGGIGPS
- the TTC31 gene encoding tetratricopeptide repeat protein 31 isoform X13 — encoded protein: MAPIPKTVGRIKLDCPLRPSCPLEVAAVPKLCKEFGPEDYGEEDIVDFLRRLVESDPQGLHRIHVDGSSGRLQLWHHDYLLGHLDDEGKSTAQSDRGKGAEGPGTYCGLRKSFLYPPQESEPCPQNPSASATFPSVSDSLLQVAMPQKLLVTEEEANRLAEELVAEEERMKQKAEKKRLKKKRQKERKRQERLEQYCGEPKASTTSHGDESPPSSPGNPVQGQCGEEEDSLDLSSTFVSLALRKVGDWPLSARREKGLNQEPQGRGLALQKMGQEEESPPREERPQQSPKAQASPGLLAAALQQSQELAKLGTSFAQNGFYREAVVLFTQALKLNPQDHRLFGNRSFCHERLGQPVWALADAQVALTLRPGWPRGLFRLGKALMGLQRFREAAAVFQETLRAGSARRNPCTTSVTWGPPATSPC
- the TTC31 gene encoding tetratricopeptide repeat protein 31 isoform X1, producing the protein MAPIPKTVGRIKLDCPLRPSCPLEVAAVPKLCKEFGPEDYGEEDIVDFLRRLVESDPQGLHRIHVDGSSGRLQLWHHDYLLGHLDDEGKSTAQSDRGKGAEGPGTYCGLRKSFLYPPQESEPCPQNPSASATFPSVSDSLLQVAMPQKLLVTEEEANRLAEELVAEEERMKQKAEKKRLKKKRQKERKRQERLEQYCGEPKASTTSHGDESPPSSPGNPVQGQCGEEEDSLDLSSTFVSLALRKVGDWPLSARREKGLNQEPQGRGLALQKMGQEEESPPREERPQQSPKAQEKDLGRLRPQGLLDFAPYPQASPGLLAAALQQSQELAKLGTSFAQNGFYREAVVLFTQALKLNPQDHRLFGNRSFCHERLGQPVWALADAQVALTLRPGWPRGLFRLGKALMGLQRFREAAAVFQETLRDGSQPDAARELRSCLLQLTLQGQRGGIRAPLLSPGALQRLPHAELAPSCLPSLRCPRSTAPKSPGPSPLLHYPSWHYPSCHRSHPNQPFSQTQSRRPHPLQPQDPSEGWDILGLGLQHLPQARGGGIGPS
- the TTC31 gene encoding tetratricopeptide repeat protein 31 isoform X5, with protein sequence MAPIPKTVGRIKLDCPLRPSCPLEVAAVPKLCKEFGPEDYGEEDIVDFLRRLVESDPQGLHRIHVDGSSGRLQLWHHDYLLGHLDDEGKSTAQSDRGKGAEGPGTYCGLRKSFLYPPQESEPCPQNPSASATFPSVSDSLLQVAMPQKLLVTEEEANRLAEELVAEEERMKQKAEKKRLKKKRQKERKRQERLEQYCGEPKASTTSHGDESPPSSPGNPVQGQCGEEEDSLDLSSTFVSLALRKVGDWPLSARREKGLNQEPQGRGLALQKMGQEEESPPREERPQQSPKAQASPGLLAAALQQSQELAKLGTSFAQNGFYREAVVLFTQALKLNPQDHRLFGNRSFCHERLGQPVWALADAQVALTLRPGWPRGLFRLGKALMGLQRFREAAAVFQETLRDGSQPDAARELRSCLLQLTLQGQRGGIRAPLLSPGALQRLPHAELAPSCLPSLRCPRSTAPKSPGPSPLLHYPSWHYPSCHRSHPNQPFSQTQSRRPHPLQPQDPSEGWDILGLGLQHLPQARGGGIGPS
- the TTC31 gene encoding tetratricopeptide repeat protein 31 isoform X18 — encoded protein: MPQKLLVTEEEANRLAEELVAEEERMKQKAEKKRLKKKRQKERKRQERLEQYCGEPKASTTSHGDESPPSSPGNPVQGQCGEEEDSLDLSSTFVSLALRKVGDWPLSARREKGLNQEPQGRGLALQKMGQEEESPPREERPQQSPKASPGLLAAALQQSQELAKLGTSFAQNGFYREAVVLFTQALKLNPQDHRLFGNRSFCHERLGQPVWALADAQVALTLRPGWPRGLFRLGKALMGLQRFREAAAVFQETLRDGSQPDAARELRSCLLQLTLQGQRGGIRAPLLSPGALQRLPHAELAPSCLPSLRCPRSTAPKSPGPSPLLHYPSWHYPSCHRSHPNQPFSQTQSRRPHPLQPQDPSEGWDILGLGLQHLPQARGGGIGPS
- the TTC31 gene encoding tetratricopeptide repeat protein 31 isoform X11, producing the protein MPLRILDYLLGHLDDEGKSTAQSDRGKGAEGPGTYCGLRKSFLYPPQESEPCPQNPSASATFPSVSDSLLQVAMPQKLLVTEEEANRLAEELVAEEERMKQKAEKKRLKKKRQKERKRQERLEQYCGEPKASTTSHGDESPPSSPGNPVQGQCGEEEDSLDLSSTFVSLALRKVGDWPLSARREKGLNQEPQGRGLALQKMGQEEESPPREERPQQSPKAQASPGLLAAALQQSQELAKLGTSFAQNGFYREAVVLFTQALKLNPQDHRLFGNRSFCHERLGQPVWALADAQVALTLRPGWPRGLFRLGKALMGLQRFREAAAVFQETLRDGSQPDAARELRSCLLQLTLQGQRGGIRAPLLSPGALQRLPHAELAPSCLPSLRCPRSTAPKSPGPSPLLHYPSWHYPSCHRSHPNQPFSQTQSRRPHPLQPQDPSEGWDILGLGLQHLPQARGGGIGPS
- the TTC31 gene encoding tetratricopeptide repeat protein 31 isoform X2, which encodes MAPIPKTVGRIKLDCPLRPSCPLEVAAVPKLCKEFGPEDYGEEDIVDFLRRLVESDPQGLHRIHVDGSSGRLQLWHHDYLLGHLDDEGKSTAQSDRGKGAEGPGTYCGLRKSFLYPPQESEPCPQNPSASATFPSVSDSLLQVAMPQKLLVTEEEANRLAEELVAEEERMKQKAEKKRLKKKRQKERKRQERLEQYCGEPKASTTSHGDESPPSSPGNPVQGQCGEEEDSLDLSSTFVSLALRKVGDWPLSARREKGLNQEPQGRGLALQKMGQEEESPPREERPQQSPKAQEKDLGRLRPQGLLDFAPYPQASPGLLAAALQQSQELAKLGTSFAQNGFYREAVVLFTQALKLNPQDHRLFGNRSFCHERLGQPVWALADAQVALTLRPGWPRGLFRLGKALMGLQRFREAAAVFQETLRDGSQPDAARELRSCLLQLTLGQRGGIRAPLLSPGALQRLPHAELAPSCLPSLRCPRSTAPKSPGPSPLLHYPSWHYPSCHRSHPNQPFSQTQSRRPHPLQPQDPSEGWDILGLGLQHLPQARGGGIGPS
- the TTC31 gene encoding tetratricopeptide repeat protein 31 isoform X17, whose translation is MPQKLLVTEEEANRLAEELVAEEERMKQKAEKKRLKKKRQKERKRQERLEQYCGEPKASTTSHGDESPPSSPGNPVQGQCGEEEDSLDLSSTFVSLALRKVGDWPLSARREKGLNQEPQGRGLALQKMGQEEESPPREERPQQSPKAQASPGLLAAALQQSQELAKLGTSFAQNGFYREAVVLFTQALKLNPQDHRLFGNRSFCHERLGQPVWALADAQVALTLRPGWPRGLFRLGKALMGLQRFREAAAVFQETLRDGSQPDAARELRSCLLQLTLQGQRGGIRAPLLSPGALQRLPHAELAPSCLPSLRCPRSTAPKSPGPSPLLHYPSWHYPSCHRSHPNQPFSQTQSRRPHPLQPQDPSEGWDILGLGLQHLPQARGGGIGPS
- the TTC31 gene encoding tetratricopeptide repeat protein 31 isoform X10, which gives rise to MPLRILDYLLGHLDDEGKSTAQSDRGKGAEGPGTYCGLRKSFLYPPQESEPCPQNPSASATFPSVSDSLLQVAMPQKLLVTEEEANRLAEELVAEEERMKQKAEKKRLKKKRQKERKRQERLEQYCGEPKASTTSHGDESPPSSPGNPVQGQCGEEEDSLDLSSTFVSLALRKVGDWPLSARREKGLNQEPQGRGLALQKMGQEEESPPREERPQQSPKAQEKDLGRLRPQGLLDFAPYPQASPGLLAAALQQSQELAKLGTSFAQNGFYREAVVLFTQALKLNPQDHRLFGNRSFCHERLGQPVWALADAQVALTLRPGWPRGLFRLGKALMGLQRFREAAAVFQETLRDGSQPDAARELRSCLLQLTLQGQRGGIRAPLLSPGALQRLPHAELAPSCLPSLRCPRSTAPKSPGPSPLLHYPSWHYPSCHRSHPNQPFSQTQSRRPHPLQPQDPSEGWDILGLGLQHLPQARGGGIGPS
- the TTC31 gene encoding tetratricopeptide repeat protein 31 isoform X16, translating into MPQKLLVTEEEANRLAEELVAEEERMKQKAEKKRLKKKRQKERKRQERLEQYCGEPKASTTSHGDESPPSSPGNPVQGQCGEEEVGDWPLSARREKGLNQEPQGRGLALQKMGQEEESPPREERPQQSPKEKDLGRLRPQGLLDFAPYPQASPGLLAAALQQSQELAKLGTSFAQNGFYREAVVLFTQALKLNPQDHRLFGNRSFCHERLGQPVWALADAQVALTLRPGWPRGLFRLGKALMGLQRFREAAAVFQETLRDGSQPDAARELRSCLLQLTLQGQRGGIRAPLLSPGALQRLPHAELAPSCLPSLRCPRSTAPKSPGPSPLLHYPSWHYPSCHRSHPNQPFSQTQSRRPHPLQPQDPSEGWDILGLGLQHLPQARGGGIGPS
- the TTC31 gene encoding tetratricopeptide repeat protein 31 isoform X14, giving the protein MAPIPKTVGRIKLDCPLRPSCPLEVAAVPKLCKEFGPEDYGEEDIVDFLRRLVESDPQGLHRIHVDGSSGRLQLWHHDYLLGHLDDEGKSTAQSDRGKGAEGPGTYCGLRKSFLYPPQESEPCPQNPSASATFPSVSDSLLQVAMPQKLLVTEEEANRLAEELVAEEERMKQKAEKKRLKKKRQKERKRQERLEQYCGEPKASTTSHGDESPPSSPGNPVQGQCGEEEDSLDLSSTFVSLALRKVGDWPLSARREKGLNQEPQGRGLALQKMGQEEESPPREERPQQSPKAQASPGLLAAALQQSQELAKLGTSFAQNGFYREAVVLFTQALKLNPQDHRLFGNRSFCHERLGQPVWALADAQVALTLRPGWPRGLFRLGKALMGLQRFREAAAVFQETLRGSARRNPCTTSVTWGPPATSPC
- the TTC31 gene encoding tetratricopeptide repeat protein 31 isoform X6 — encoded protein: MAPIPKTVGRIKLDCPLRPSCPLEVAAVPKLCKEFGPEDYGEEDIVDFLRRLVESDPQGLHRIHVDGSSGRLQLWHHDYLLGHLDDEGKSTAQSDRGKGAEGPGTYCGLRKSFLYPPQESEPCPQNPSASATFPSVSDSLLQVAMPQKLLVTEEEANRLAEELVAEEERMKQKAEKKRLKKKRQKERKRQERLEQYCGEPKASTTSHGDESPPSSPGNPVQGQCGEEEDSLDLSSTFVSLALRKVGDWPLSARREKGLNQEPQGRGLALQKMGQEEESPPREERPQQSPKAQASPGLLAAALQQSQELAKLGTSFAQNGFYREAVVLFTQALKLNPQDHRLFGNRSFCHERLGQPVWALADAQVALTLRPGWPRGLFRLGKALMGLQRFREAAAVFQETLRDGSQPDAARELRSCLLQLTLGQRGGIRAPLLSPGALQRLPHAELAPSCLPSLRCPRSTAPKSPGPSPLLHYPSWHYPSCHRSHPNQPFSQTQSRRPHPLQPQDPSEGWDILGLGLQHLPQARGGGIGPS